From a single Phalacrocorax aristotelis chromosome 1, bGulAri2.1, whole genome shotgun sequence genomic region:
- the KBTBD3 gene encoding kelch repeat and BTB domain-containing protein 3, with protein sequence MANQRDYISRPICNGISVPENKINSLVAEGHGQQILKVLQKFREQNIFFDFEILVKDEIIPCHRCVLAACSDFFRAMFEVNMKERDDGNVTISNLSPKAVKAFLDYAYTGKTEITNDNVEMLFQLSSFLQVSLLSKACSDFLIRSIDLVNCLQLLSLSESYGSVRLFDHALDFVQHHFSMLLRSSDFLEMNFELLQKCLEADELNVPEEESVLKAVLQWTKHNLEARQKYLPNLIKKVRLHQLPEKTLQDFLHSEEHLLKSANCSVIIDDAVKSVQNFSGLFPDARPSTTEKYIFVHKTDEDGENRHTFCYNIKTDKWKELPHTHMVDLPGSSLSSYGEKIFITGGCKGNCYRTVRLHIAEPFHDATDQTWCYCPVSNEFSVVSAMKKPRTMHTSVVTLNQLFVIGGKTRGAQETRSLLDVESYDPLSKDWKSVSQLPRGIYYPEASACQNIIYVLGSEVEITDAFNPSLDCFFKYNAMTDQWSELVAEFGQFFHATLIKAVPVNCTLYICDLSTYKVYSFCPETCVWKGEGSFECAGFNAGAVGTEDKIYILGGDYAPEEITDEVQVYHSSRSEWEEVSPMPRALTEFYCQVIQFNKYRDPWSSVLTICSGEF encoded by the exons ATGGCCAACCAACGGGATTACATTAGCAGACCTATTTGCAATGGAATTTCtgttcctgaaaataaaataaattccttaGTGGCTGAAGGTCATGGACAACAAATTCTAAAAGTACTACAAAAgttcagagaacaaaatatattttttgacTTTGAAATTCTTGTGAAAGATGAAATAATTCCTTGTCATCGTTGTGTACTGGCAGCGTGCAGTGATTTTTTCAG AGCCATGTTTGAAGTTAATATGAAAGAGCGAGATGATGGCAATGTTACCATTAGTAATCTATCACCCAAGGCAGTGAAAGCCTTTCTTGATTATGCttacacaggaaaaacagagatAACAAATGATAATGTGGAAATGCTCTTCCAACTGTCGTCATTTCTTCAAGTTTCACTCCTTTCCAAAGCTTGCAGTGACTTTCTAATAAGAAGTATTGATCTTGTGAATTGCTTACAGTTGCTTTCTCTATCAGAAAGTTACGGTTCTGTCCGCTTATTTGATCATGCGCTAGATTTTGTACAGCACCACTTTTCCATGCTGCTCAGATCAAGTGATTTTTTGGAGATGAATTTTGAGCTATTACAAAAATGTCTCGAGGCTGATGAACTAAATGTCCCTGAGGAAGAATCAGTGTTGAAAGCTGTCCTTCAATGGACCAAACACAACTTAGAGGCACGACAGAAATATCTGCctaatttgattaaaaaagtGAGACTACACCAGTTACCTGAAAAGACTTTGCAGGACTTTCTACATTCTGAAGAACACTTACTTAAGAGTGCTAATTGCTCAGTAATAATCGATGATGCAGTTAAAAGTGTGCAAAACTTTAGTGGACTGTTTCCAGATGCGCGTCcttcaacaacagaaaaatatatatttgtgcaTAAAACTGATGAAGATGGAGAAAACAGACATACATTCTGCTACAACATCAAAACAGATAAATGGAAAGAACTACCACATACGCACATGGTTGATCTTCCAGGGTCAAGTTTGTCTAGCtatggagaaaaaatattcataacTGGAGGATGCAAAGGGAATTGTTATAGGACTGTCAGGCTTCATATTGCTGAGCCATTTCATGATGCCACTGACCAAACCTGGTGCTACTGTCCGGTCAGCAATGAATTCTCTGTAGTGTCAGCTATGAAGAAACCGAGGACAATGCACACATCTGTTGTAACCTTAAATCAGCTGTTTGTAATAGGTGGGAAGACCAGAGGGGCTCAAGAAACCCGAAGTCTTTTGGATGTAGAATCCTATGATCCTCTTTCCAAAGACTGGAAATCTGTAAGCCAATTACCAAGAGGTATCTACTATCCAGAAGCAAGTGCATGTCAGAATATAATTTACGTCCTTGGCTCAGAAGTAGAGATTACTGATGCCTTTAATCCATCTCTTGACTGTTTCTTTAAGTATAATGCTATGACTGATCAGTGGTCGGAGCTTGTGGCAGAATTTGGGCAATTTTTCCATGCAACTCTAATCAAAGCTGTTCCTGTGAACTGTACATTGTACATATGTGATCTCTCCACCTACAAGGTCTACAGTTTTTGCCCAGAAACCTGTGTTTGGAAAGGGGAGGGATCTTTTGAATGCGCTGGCTTTAATGCAGGGGCAGTTGGGACTGAGGACAAAATTTATATATTAGGTGGCGATTATGCTCCAGAAGAAATCACAGATGAAGTTCAAGTCTACCATAGTAGTAGGTCTGAGTGGGAAGAAGTTTCACCAATGCCAAGAGCCTTAACTGAGTTTTACTGTCAGGTCATTCAGTTTAATAAATATAGGGATCCCTGGTCATCTGTACTGACAATTTGCTCTGGAGAATTTTGA
- the MSANTD4 gene encoding myb/SANT-like DNA-binding domain-containing protein 4 has product MKQLKRKRKSNFSVQETQTLLKEIRKRREVLFSKQLNTTINEMKRKAWEEIAECVNAVGEGEQRTGTEVKRRYLDWRALMKRKRLNANIKVVGAGFHLPSSNLDDSLNEDMDEKMGFAIESSFEWQNITDFREAGGSLTEIKVEEEDPQNFEFPIEEEEEILSSVLPDSKKENDLPDFPHIEEFGNLSSAQARLAYEDSHLLINLEKQKVELEKQRLDIEAERLQVEKERLQIEKERLRHVDLERERLQIEKERLQIEWEKLRLETLHAEKPALDNDLAQTEKPIMQPLDLETEKLKLEKERLQLEKERLQFLKFESEKLQIEKERLQVEKERLRIQREGHLQ; this is encoded by the exons atgaaacaattaaaaagaaaaagaaaaagcaattttagtGTTCAGGAAACTCAAACTCTCCTTaaggaaatcagaaaaaggagagaagtaCTCTTTTCAAAGCAACTTAATACAACAATTAATGAGATGAAACGGAAAGCCTGGGAGGAAATAGCGGAGTGTGTAAATGCTGTAGGTGAAGGAGAGCAAAGAACAGGGACAGAAGTGAAAAGGCGATACCTTGACTGGAGAGCACTCATGAAGAGAAAACGTCTGAATGCAAACATCAAAGTAGTAGGTGCTGGGTTTCACCTTCCTTCATCCAATTTAGATGACTCTCTCAATGAAGACATGGACGAGAAAATGGGATTTGCAATTGAATCTAGTTTTGAATGGCAAAATATTACTGACTTCAGAGAAGCTGGTGGATCCTTAACAGAAATCAAAGTAGAAGAGGAGGATCCGCAGAATTTTGAA TTTCCTattgaggaagaagaagaaattttgtCGTCAGTTTTGCCAGATTCGAAAAAGGAAAATGACCTACCAGACTTCCCCCACATTGAAGAGTTTGGAAATCTAAGCTCTGCTCAAGCTAGGCTAGCCTATGAAGATTCTCACTTGCTTATAAAtctggagaagcagaaggtggagctggagaagcagcGACTAGACATTGAAGCTGAAAGGTTGCAAGTGGAGAAGGAGCGCCTGCAAATTGAAAAGGAACGCTTGCGGCATGTTGACTTGGAGCGTGAGAGACTTCAGATTGAGAAGGAGCGACTTCAGATTGAATGGGAGAAACTCAGGCTAGAGACTCTGCATGCTGAAAAACCTGCCCTCGACAATGACCTCGCCCAAACGGAAAAACCCATCATGCAGCCTCTGGATCTAGAAACTGAAAAGCTAAAACTTGAAAAAGAACGTTTGCAGTTAGAGAAGGAGAGGCTGCAGTTCCTAAAGTTTGAGTCAGAGAAGCTGCAGATTGAGAAGGAACGCTTGCAAGTGGAGAAGGAGCGCCTTCGAATTCAGAGGGAGGGTCACCTGCAGTGA